One stretch of Paenibacillus sp. FSL R5-0341 DNA includes these proteins:
- a CDS encoding ABC transporter permease subunit, with protein MKTSIYFRRNWQLYALLLLPMIYFIIFKYGPMYGVQIAFKDFNFFQGIAGSEWIGLDAFREVFQNQGFYTALRNTLVLNMLDLLVSFPAPLILAILLFELKKAWFKKLAQTLLYIPHFISWVIIGGIVLQVFGTQSGFINNILMSMGFDPLPFLSDKNYWLFTYLAVGVWQSAGWGTILYLASLTGINRELYEAAEVDGASRLRRIWHISLPGIKTTIVTLLIINVGNMISIGFDRPFIIGNVAVREYSDVLSTFVYRVGLQSGQVTLATAVGLFQALVGLVFILGANYTSKKLTDESIM; from the coding sequence ATGAAAACAAGCATCTATTTCCGCAGAAACTGGCAACTATATGCGTTGCTCCTACTGCCCATGATCTACTTCATTATTTTCAAGTATGGGCCAATGTATGGTGTGCAGATTGCGTTCAAGGACTTTAACTTCTTTCAAGGTATCGCTGGTAGTGAGTGGATTGGCTTGGATGCGTTCAGAGAAGTCTTTCAAAATCAAGGATTCTACACGGCATTACGCAATACGTTAGTGCTTAACATGCTGGACTTACTGGTATCCTTCCCAGCGCCACTGATATTGGCTATTTTATTGTTCGAGCTGAAGAAGGCCTGGTTCAAAAAGTTGGCACAGACCTTACTGTACATTCCTCACTTTATTTCGTGGGTTATTATTGGAGGGATCGTACTTCAGGTATTCGGTACACAATCCGGTTTCATTAACAATATCTTAATGAGTATGGGATTCGATCCGTTACCATTCCTTTCAGACAAAAACTATTGGCTCTTCACGTATCTTGCAGTAGGCGTGTGGCAGAGTGCAGGCTGGGGTACGATACTGTATCTGGCATCCCTGACAGGGATTAACCGGGAACTGTACGAAGCGGCAGAAGTGGATGGAGCAAGTCGGCTACGCAGAATCTGGCACATCTCCTTACCAGGCATCAAAACGACGATTGTTACCTTATTGATCATCAATGTCGGCAACATGATCTCTATCGGCTTCGACCGACCATTTATTATCGGTAACGTGGCTGTACGTGAATACTCGGATGTGCTCAGCACATTTGTCTATCGTGTCGGTTTACAGTCTGGTCAGGTTACGCTCGCAACAGCTGTAGGTTTGTTCCAGGCTTTGGTTGGACTTGTCTTCATACTCGGAGCGAACTATACGTCCAAGAAATTAACCGATGAGAGCATTATGTAG
- a CDS encoding carbohydrate ABC transporter permease, whose amino-acid sequence MSENTANRIFNTVNVILIVITMVLCLAPFIHIIAISLSSNRAIGSGEVSFFPKELSFEAYTKVFADGSMIRSLIYTIWLTVLSTVLSMAMTIAAAYPLAKSNLKGRKWFMLVIVVTMFFSGGIIPEYILIKNLHLLDSTWGLILPGLISPFYMIILITFFRGIPESLEEAAGIDGSSHFGTLMRIILPLSLPVMATLSLFYAVGRWNGFQDALMYITKPELYPLQLKLYQMIQQNQITELMQNEGIGAVQVLPESLKAASVIFSTLPILLVYPWLQRYFISGVMVGAVKG is encoded by the coding sequence ATGTCTGAAAACACGGCGAATCGAATATTCAACACGGTAAACGTCATTCTTATTGTCATTACGATGGTGCTGTGTCTTGCACCATTCATTCATATTATTGCGATCTCGCTCAGTTCGAACCGGGCGATCGGTTCAGGAGAAGTTTCCTTTTTCCCAAAAGAGTTGTCCTTTGAGGCTTATACTAAAGTATTTGCAGATGGATCAATGATTCGTTCCCTCATCTATACGATTTGGCTCACCGTCCTGAGTACGGTGCTAAGCATGGCGATGACCATTGCGGCAGCTTATCCACTGGCGAAGAGTAATCTAAAAGGGCGCAAGTGGTTCATGCTTGTCATTGTGGTGACGATGTTCTTCAGTGGCGGCATTATTCCCGAGTATATTCTGATCAAAAATCTACATCTACTCGACAGCACATGGGGACTTATTTTGCCTGGATTGATTAGTCCGTTCTATATGATCATTCTCATTACCTTCTTCCGAGGCATTCCCGAAAGTCTGGAAGAAGCGGCGGGCATTGATGGAAGCAGCCACTTCGGAACACTTATGCGCATTATCTTGCCGCTATCCCTTCCGGTTATGGCGACACTGAGTTTGTTCTACGCGGTAGGACGATGGAATGGTTTCCAGGATGCACTGATGTATATTACCAAGCCTGAGCTATACCCTCTGCAATTGAAATTGTATCAGATGATTCAGCAAAACCAGATTACAGAACTGATGCAAAACGAAGGCATTGGTGCCGTTCAAGTCCTGCCTGAGAGTCTGAAAGCAGCCAGCGTTATATTCTCAACGTTACCGATCCTGCTTGTGTATCCGTGGTTGCAGCGGTACTTTATCAGTGGCGTAATGGTAGGTGCTGTAAAAGGTTAA
- a CDS encoding TIM barrel protein, which translates to MYTDKQEYSFSTCWNIKRHTTGQGMIEEIKSLGFKQVELNYNVTEELLKTIEPMIERGEIGISSVHNTFPHVADPDYGTDSVLLGFDDEPRRKRAIELLLRSAEYAHRYGAKAVVVHPGEVPFEYNIDEALKKIYHDQGPDSLAYQSLWQEMLEKREDGSAHYLSRIQESLEEVCDLSEQRGYGVNFGIETRSRCYQMPTLHEAGTIIGQMKGAPLGLWYDIGHGMMMDRMGLYDNVREANALIDHVVGVHIHETVGLADHWCPYIHSKDMTFFDSFLDIIDRSPVKVYELKAACTPEEIDESHGLIMSRIAERQAARQRG; encoded by the coding sequence ATGTATACAGACAAACAGGAATATTCGTTCTCAACATGTTGGAACATCAAACGTCATACGACCGGACAAGGCATGATTGAAGAGATCAAGTCTCTTGGATTCAAACAGGTGGAGCTGAACTATAACGTTACGGAAGAGTTGCTGAAGACGATAGAACCGATGATTGAACGGGGAGAGATCGGTATATCCAGTGTGCATAATACATTTCCGCATGTGGCTGATCCGGATTACGGGACGGATTCCGTCCTGCTCGGATTCGATGATGAGCCGCGCCGCAAACGGGCGATTGAACTGTTACTTCGCTCAGCCGAGTACGCACATCGTTATGGGGCCAAGGCTGTCGTTGTACATCCCGGTGAGGTTCCGTTTGAATACAACATAGATGAAGCGTTGAAAAAGATATACCACGATCAGGGGCCGGACTCACTGGCATATCAGTCTTTATGGCAAGAGATGCTGGAGAAGCGGGAAGATGGCAGTGCTCATTATCTGAGCCGGATTCAGGAAAGTCTGGAAGAGGTATGCGACTTGTCGGAGCAGCGGGGCTACGGAGTGAATTTCGGTATTGAGACTCGTTCACGCTGTTATCAGATGCCGACTTTGCACGAAGCGGGAACGATTATTGGACAAATGAAGGGCGCGCCGCTTGGTCTCTGGTACGATATTGGTCACGGCATGATGATGGATCGAATGGGCCTATATGACAATGTACGTGAAGCTAACGCGTTGATTGATCACGTGGTTGGTGTGCATATTCATGAAACCGTAGGATTGGCAGATCATTGGTGTCCATACATTCATAGTAAAGACATGACCTTTTTTGATTCGTTTTTGGATATTATCGACCGTTCTCCGGTGAAAGTATATGAGTTAAAAGCCGCGTGTACACCGGAAGAGATTGATGAAAGTCATGGATTGATTATGTCTCGCATTGCTGAACGTCAAGCGGCCCGTCAGCGCGGATAG
- a CDS encoding AAA family ATPase has protein sequence MSKLIFFLGGAGSGKTTLAKALSRKHKAAFFDMDILLRPAAEAIMTLQGLDPSDRDSPEYKRLCRDLGYRITMDAALDNVQLGIDTIVVGPFTKEIGTPDWIEQELARIGRSLKDTDVRVAYIYLENEALYHKRITARQSPLDEWKLANWDTFIASLVRKEVAWPLPAASVAYIDNSSDDPAIAYAELERRMYE, from the coding sequence ATGAGCAAATTGATTTTCTTTCTCGGCGGGGCCGGAAGTGGCAAGACCACCCTTGCCAAAGCCCTTTCGCGTAAACATAAAGCTGCTTTCTTTGATATGGATATTCTGCTTCGTCCTGCGGCTGAGGCAATCATGACCCTTCAGGGACTTGACCCATCCGACCGAGATTCGCCTGAATACAAAAGGTTGTGCCGTGATCTTGGGTACCGCATTACGATGGACGCCGCACTGGATAACGTTCAGTTGGGTATCGATACGATAGTTGTGGGGCCATTTACAAAAGAAATCGGAACCCCTGACTGGATCGAGCAGGAACTCGCACGGATTGGACGTTCTCTGAAAGATACGGATGTGCGTGTGGCCTATATTTATTTAGAAAATGAAGCATTGTATCACAAGCGGATTACAGCGAGACAATCTCCATTGGATGAATGGAAACTTGCAAACTGGGATACATTCATAGCTTCTCTCGTCCGTAAAGAAGTAGCCTGGCCGCTCCCTGCTGCATCCGTCGCTTATATTGATAATTCCAGTGATGATCCTGCGATTGCCTATGCTGAACTTGAACGACGGATGTACGAGTAA
- a CDS encoding ABC transporter substrate-binding protein — protein MKLHQQYLLLHRHYGHHTEHELTLADLAELLNCTHRNTLTIVKKMVANDWIRWVSQRGRGRRSSLTLLVPADQIAAEYMMQAMNRRELQEAAEQVSAFSSSTIMQDYLNQWLLGYSGHHTEAGTNNEQIDTLRLPLRQQLHALDPLYINLLAESFVTSHVFDGLVQRGEQGEILSCLAHTWDVSADRKTWIFYLRKGITFHDGQMLTAHDIVYTFERLQSSDRRTLYRDVSKQILSIESIDPLTVCFQLKDPHELFLSFLTTSRAAIVPSSGKNEQKIQHAGDAHGMQKPVGTGPFKVTAWDDHLCRLETFTSYFQGRAHMDRVDILQIPWSASAKMDDSQDIETPFFHLVHNPSSSAGADWTQISAGVMVHKLLTCNTQKTGSLNDPEVRAHIKSCLAGMYRGDGHADDSEVVEPDFSVVSTEMVDPEGFRDITKQLTSVSPISLHIATIPQYRRDAKNLASILEQCGFSCTVRTATMEQFKGNLRLESDLILFSLIRDRDEELRRYDLYSTLSEHLEDSARITIHEILQTIVASPISADRTYELDRIEQFLVDQNLLFHLSEKPVETAYLPSVRGLSFNSQGWVNLRHIWFPSQVMK, from the coding sequence TTGAAATTACATCAGCAATATCTGCTGTTACATCGACATTATGGTCACCATACAGAACATGAACTTACACTCGCCGATCTCGCTGAGTTGCTAAATTGTACGCACCGCAATACGTTAACGATTGTCAAAAAGATGGTAGCCAATGACTGGATTCGTTGGGTTTCTCAGCGTGGCCGTGGTCGGCGTTCATCACTGACCTTGCTTGTTCCGGCTGATCAAATCGCCGCAGAATATATGATGCAGGCCATGAATCGCCGAGAGTTGCAGGAGGCTGCCGAGCAGGTGAGCGCATTCTCCAGTTCAACAATCATGCAGGATTATCTAAACCAGTGGTTGCTTGGATATTCAGGACATCATACGGAAGCCGGCACCAATAATGAGCAGATTGATACGCTTCGGCTGCCTCTGCGCCAACAGCTTCATGCGCTTGATCCGCTTTACATTAATCTATTAGCTGAATCCTTTGTTACTAGCCATGTCTTTGACGGGTTGGTTCAGCGGGGTGAACAGGGAGAGATTCTTTCCTGTCTCGCACATACTTGGGATGTTAGTGCAGACCGAAAGACATGGATCTTTTATTTGCGAAAAGGCATTACTTTTCACGATGGTCAGATGCTGACGGCCCATGATATTGTGTATACGTTTGAACGACTGCAATCCTCAGATCGCCGGACATTGTACCGTGATGTGAGTAAACAGATTCTATCTATTGAATCGATCGATCCCTTAACCGTGTGTTTCCAGTTGAAAGACCCTCACGAATTGTTTTTGTCCTTTCTTACAACAAGTCGTGCGGCGATTGTACCCTCATCAGGAAAAAACGAACAAAAGATACAGCATGCGGGTGATGCGCACGGGATGCAAAAACCTGTCGGGACGGGGCCGTTCAAGGTCACTGCCTGGGATGATCACTTGTGCAGACTTGAAACCTTCACATCATATTTTCAGGGTAGAGCACATATGGACCGGGTAGATATCCTGCAAATTCCGTGGAGTGCCTCGGCAAAAATGGACGATAGCCAAGATATCGAAACTCCGTTTTTTCATCTTGTTCATAATCCGTCTTCGTCTGCCGGTGCAGACTGGACACAGATTAGTGCAGGGGTAATGGTTCATAAATTACTCACGTGTAATACACAAAAAACCGGATCGTTAAACGATCCGGAAGTAAGAGCACATATCAAGTCATGCCTTGCTGGAATGTATAGAGGTGACGGACATGCAGATGACTCTGAGGTCGTTGAGCCTGATTTTAGTGTGGTGAGTACCGAGATGGTTGACCCGGAGGGATTTAGAGACATTACTAAACAACTCACTTCGGTTAGTCCCATCTCATTGCACATTGCGACCATTCCACAATATCGCAGGGATGCTAAAAATCTGGCTTCCATACTGGAGCAGTGCGGTTTCTCTTGTACCGTCCGAACCGCTACGATGGAGCAGTTTAAAGGAAATCTCCGGCTGGAATCTGATCTGATTCTCTTCTCGCTCATTCGGGACAGGGACGAAGAACTGCGCAGGTATGATCTCTACTCCACGTTGTCTGAGCATTTGGAAGATTCTGCTCGTATAACGATCCATGAGATCTTGCAAACCATCGTCGCCTCTCCCATCTCTGCAGATCGAACTTATGAATTAGACCGAATTGAGCAATTTTTGGTTGACCAGAATTTACTGTTCCATTTATCCGAAAAACCGGTAGAAACCGCTTATCTGCCTTCCGTGCGTGGTCTATCTTTCAACAGCCAGGGCTGGGTGAACCTGCGTCATATCTGGTTTCCTTCGCAGGTGATGAAGTGA
- a CDS encoding DUF4173 domain-containing protein: MIDKIMASPHRALITLLSAWMLAIIHQYLFYGNEIGVSYPIFVILFYVFMYLFARDRMRSFKFIDAFVAAVVLLLSLTFLLYDNELLYVLNFLVVPGVVILHMTYLMGRKQKQWWEIGLIGTAIDHLLPQAIRHWGTVAAIAVRAGGRGMGKSQKTVVFKVLIGLVASLPILIVVVALLSSADGVFDQYLAGFPEWLNQLAFTPGIPRIIWIVIAGVLLFGYVWGFVQPMQYEAEKRANAHWKNGAVSTVDKRDHTYIFSPVGPATEGQVTNKITPEPERPAVQRETFRLDPIIVGTMLIVINVVYVLFVLVQFSYLFGAGEGHLPVDLSYAEYARSGFAELILVTGINFFILIVALQYTRPSGRAGSIAHQVLLLILVSCSAIMLYSAFMRLNLYEQAYGYTYIRFLVHAFMIFLALLLLIAGLRIRYTSIPLIRWYIVLALTAYVAVNYVGMDKQIAELNIERYHQTGNIDATYLASLSADAVPLLRAFALEEYPDLKREMLERQAYLEMDRSDRSWPSYNVARHRAELEMSKLRTE; encoded by the coding sequence ATGATTGATAAAATAATGGCTTCACCGCACCGCGCTTTAATCACGCTACTGTCTGCATGGATGCTGGCAATCATTCACCAGTATTTGTTCTATGGCAATGAGATTGGCGTATCGTATCCTATCTTTGTAATTCTCTTTTATGTGTTCATGTATCTGTTTGCACGGGATCGCATGAGGTCTTTCAAGTTCATTGATGCTTTTGTGGCGGCTGTAGTGCTGTTGTTGTCGCTAACGTTCCTGTTATACGACAATGAACTGCTGTATGTTCTTAATTTTCTGGTTGTACCCGGCGTAGTTATCTTACATATGACGTATCTGATGGGCAGAAAACAGAAGCAGTGGTGGGAGATCGGATTGATTGGTACGGCTATTGACCACTTGCTGCCTCAAGCCATACGTCATTGGGGGACTGTTGCTGCTATTGCTGTGAGAGCAGGCGGACGTGGCATGGGCAAATCACAGAAAACCGTTGTTTTCAAAGTGCTCATTGGTCTTGTCGCGTCTTTGCCGATCCTCATTGTTGTCGTTGCATTACTGTCTTCCGCTGACGGGGTCTTCGATCAATATCTAGCCGGTTTTCCGGAGTGGCTGAATCAGCTGGCTTTTACTCCAGGGATACCGAGAATCATCTGGATTGTCATCGCAGGTGTATTGCTATTCGGTTATGTATGGGGATTTGTACAACCGATGCAGTATGAGGCAGAGAAGAGAGCGAACGCACATTGGAAAAATGGAGCAGTATCCACGGTTGATAAGCGTGATCACACCTATATATTCTCTCCTGTGGGCCCGGCCACTGAAGGTCAGGTTACTAATAAGATTACACCCGAGCCCGAACGCCCTGCGGTTCAGCGGGAAACATTCAGATTGGACCCCATCATTGTGGGTACGATGCTGATTGTCATCAACGTTGTGTACGTTTTGTTCGTACTTGTACAGTTTTCGTATCTGTTTGGTGCGGGAGAGGGGCATCTTCCGGTAGATCTGTCTTATGCAGAGTATGCGAGAAGTGGATTCGCAGAGTTGATTCTCGTCACAGGTATTAATTTCTTTATTCTTATTGTTGCGTTGCAGTATACCCGTCCGAGTGGCAGAGCGGGTTCCATAGCGCATCAGGTACTCCTTCTGATTCTGGTCAGTTGTTCAGCAATCATGCTGTATTCCGCGTTTATGCGCCTTAATCTCTATGAGCAGGCTTATGGATATACGTACATTCGCTTCCTGGTGCACGCATTCATGATCTTCTTGGCACTTCTGTTGCTGATTGCCGGTCTTCGTATACGCTACACGTCAATACCGCTGATCCGCTGGTATATTGTGCTTGCGCTCACTGCATATGTTGCTGTCAATTATGTGGGCATGGATAAACAGATTGCCGAGCTGAATATTGAACGTTATCATCAGACTGGCAATATTGATGCAACCTACCTGGCAAGTTTGTCGGCAGATGCGGTTCCGTTACTTCGAGCGTTTGCTCTGGAGGAGTATCCGGATCTCAAAAGGGAAATGCTGGAACGACAAGCCTACCTGGAGATGGATAGATCAGATCGTTCCTGGCCTTCTTATAACGTTGCAAGACACAGAGCTGAGCTAGAAATGTCCAAATTGAGAACGGAATAG
- the yidC gene encoding membrane protein insertase YidC gives MEHKTNKGFTFTSGKGRIYGLIAILFAVMLLAGCSNNVSEITSSTPGFFNHYIVFPLSYLIQHIATIFSGSYGIAIIVITLVIRLALLPLMMRQAKSQQGTRVIMNAMKPEMDALKKKYEGKNDPADKQKLSQETMELYKKHKFNPLNIGCLPMLIQLPILSGIYTAIRLTPELSSHSFLWFKLGAPDYVLAVVVAVIYLIQAKVSQANMAPEQRKQFAIMGYLSPLMMAFFSLTAPAAMPLYWTVGGSFLVLQTLLFRKMYPVEHPQEPVIVEVSKKKNKKSSSSKPSRKPAKS, from the coding sequence ATGGAACATAAGACCAACAAGGGATTCACTTTTACATCGGGCAAGGGACGGATCTATGGCCTGATTGCCATTTTGTTTGCAGTCATGCTGCTTGCCGGATGCAGTAACAACGTGTCGGAGATTACTTCATCGACACCGGGATTTTTTAATCACTACATTGTATTTCCACTGTCGTACCTGATTCAGCACATTGCCACCATATTTAGTGGAAGCTACGGGATCGCGATCATTGTAATTACGCTTGTCATTCGTCTGGCACTGTTGCCATTGATGATGCGTCAAGCCAAGTCCCAGCAGGGAACACGAGTCATTATGAACGCCATGAAGCCCGAGATGGATGCGCTCAAGAAAAAATATGAAGGCAAAAATGATCCTGCTGATAAGCAAAAGCTGTCTCAGGAAACGATGGAGCTATACAAGAAACATAAGTTCAATCCGTTGAACATTGGTTGCTTGCCGATGCTCATTCAGTTGCCTATCCTGTCCGGTATTTACACAGCCATCCGACTTACACCGGAGTTGTCCTCCCATTCGTTCCTGTGGTTCAAACTGGGAGCACCGGACTACGTGCTCGCTGTGGTGGTTGCGGTCATTTATCTGATTCAAGCGAAGGTATCACAAGCCAACATGGCGCCTGAGCAGCGAAAACAGTTCGCCATTATGGGATATCTCTCCCCATTGATGATGGCATTCTTTTCTCTAACAGCCCCGGCAGCCATGCCGCTTTACTGGACGGTTGGGGGTTCGTTCCTGGTACTACAGACGTTATTGTTCCGAAAAATGTACCCGGTAGAACACCCGCAGGAGCCTGTGATTGTGGAAGTGAGTAAGAAAAAGAATAAAAAATCAAGTTCCTCCAAACCTTCTCGGAAACCTGCAAAGTCTTAA